Part of the Thermoanaerobaculia bacterium genome is shown below.
GCCCCGGCGATCGCCGCCGACGTCGCCTTGTCGCTCGAGCCGTCCGGCCGTTCGGCCTCGGCGGTCGCGTGGTGCGCGGCGAACGAGAGCGCCCGAAATCCGAGGAAGAGCGACTGCAGGAGCACGGCGGAGCCGCGGAGCACGGGCAGCTTGAGGAGCGCAACGCGCGCGGCGGGGGACGCGACCCGGTCGCGGTCCACGGCCACGGTCCCGTCGGGGCGCCGTACCGCGACGGCGAAGCCGCTGGCGGACCGCATCATCACGCCGTCGAGCACTGCCTGTCCGCCGACGAGCATGTCGGGATTGAGCGCGTAGGCGTCGGAGGACACCGCCGGCCTCCCGTCAGGCCCGTTTCTGATAGCGCTTCTGGAACCGCTCGACGCGCCCCGCGGAGTCGACGAGCTTCTGCTTGCCCGTGAAGAACGGGTGGCACTTGCTGCAGATCTCGAGCCGGAGCTCCTTCTTGGTCGAGCGGGTCGTGAAGGTCTCGCCGCACGCGCAGTGGACGAGAACTTCCTGATATTCGGGATGGATGTTCTTTTTCATCTTCTTTCTCTTCCGTTCAAGCCGAAACGCGTATTGTAAACAAAAATTCCCGTCCGCTCAAGCGTTTCCGAAACTCCCCGCCGCTCGGACGGGCGCGGTCACGTTAGAATGGGAGCGATGTTCACGCTCAAGATCGAGGTCCCCGGGGAAGAGCCTCGCCGAATTCCCCTCGACAAGCCCGTGATCACGATCGGGCGCTCCTCCTTCAACGACGTCGTCCTGGGGGACAAGAGCCTGTCGCGGCGGCACGCCCGCATCCTCAAGGACGGCGACGGGCTCTCGGTCGAGGACCTCGATTCCCGGAACGGCACGTTCTTCAACGGCGAGCGCCTCACCTCCGTCCGCCCGCTCGGCGAGGGCGACCGGATCACGATCGGCGCGTGCACGCTCACCGTCTCGCGGAGCTCGACCACGCAGGTTCAGATCGACCCCGCCCAGCGGTTCGATCCGCACGACTCCACGGTCTTCCGCGCGGAGGCTTCGCTGCTCCGCGTCCAGCCGCACTACACAGACCCGAACCTCCCGGCCACGCAGCTCGCCAAGCTCGTCGAGTCGATGCGCGTCGTCAACGAGATGACGCTCGAGCTCATCCGCGACGTCCCGATCGGCGACATGCTCAATTTTTTGATGGAAAAGGTGTTCGAGTGCCTCAAACCCGACCGCGGCGTCGTGCTCCTGAAGCGCGGCGACGTTCTGGAGACCGCGCTCGCGCGGACGGCGGACGGGGTCGGCGGAGACGAGATCCGCCTGTCGCAGACGCTCGTGTCGACGGTCGTCGAGAAACGACAGGGTCTCCTGGTGATGGACGCCGGCCAGATGGACGGCGTCGCGATGGCGCAGTCGATCCGCATCTCCGGAATCAAGTCGATCCTCGCCGCCCCGCTGGAGAACGCGGGGAACGTCGTCGGCCTGATTTACGTCGACAGCCGCCTCGGCAAGAAGACCTACACGGAAGACGACCTGCGGCTGCTGACCTCGCTCGCCAACGTCGCCGCCGCGAAGATCCAGAACGCCGCGCTGACGCTCGAGGCCGCCGAGAAACGGCGGATGGAGCGCGACTTCTACCTCGCCCGCGAGATCCAGCAGAAGCTCCTCCCGGACGAGGCTCCGGAGTATCCCGGCTACGAGCTCCTCGGCGCGAACATCCCGTCGAAGGAGGTCTCGGGCGACTACTACGATTTCCGGCAGCGGCCGGACGGGAAGCTCTACGCCGTCATCGCGGACGTCTGCGGCAAGGGGGTCGGCCCCGCCCTCCTGATGGCCTGGCTCCAGGCGACGTTCTCGGCGTGGGCCGACGAGTCCATGCCGCTCGCGACCATGGTCACTCGGATCTCGGAGCGGCTCGCCGCCCGCACCGCCGAAGGTCGCTTCATCACGGCCTTCTTTCTCCTGATCGACCGGGAGAAGGGAGAGGTCGAGTACGTGAACGCGGGGCACAATCCGCCGCTCTGGGTGAAATCGGCGGGCGAGATCCAGTTCCTCCCGACCCACGGCCGGCCCCTCGCGCTCTTTCCGCAGCCGTACAAGTCGACGACGATCGGGCTCTCTCCGGGAGACCTGCTGCTCCTCTACACCGACGGCGTCACCGAGGCGAACAACCCGAAGGAGGAGGAGTACGGCGTCGAGAGGCTCTCGACCTTCGCCACGGCCAAGCGGGGAGACCCGCTCGAGGCGATCGGCACGGCGCTCTTCCGCGATCTGGACCAGTTCGCCGAGGACGTGCCGTTCGGGGACGATCGGACTCTGGTCCTCGTCCGCCGGAAAAGCTAGCGCGGCGATGCATCGAGCCGGGCGGGCGCGAAGCCCCGGCCGGCCGCTCGACGTACGGCTGTCGGTACGCCTTCACGGCCGGCCGTGTCTCCGCATCCCGCCGGGCTCGCGCCTCGCCGCGCCTTCGACTTTTCGAAACCGAGATTCGTCTTCGCCCAGCGAAGATAGCGTTTGGTCCGCTGAAGCTGCCGGAAGAAGGCCGAACGCCGGCGACGCCGCCTACTTCGCGGCGGGAACGGGGGAGTCGTCCACCGGCTCCGGCGCGGCGGATTCCCGCGAGGACAGCCCGAGACGCTTGATGATCTCGTGGAGCGTCGTCGGACGGGTCTTCAGGAGCTCGGCCGCCTTCTTCTGCACCCCCCCGGCGCGCTTCAACGCCGAAACGACGAGCCGGCGCTCGAAGTTCTCGACGGCTTCGCGGTACGACAGCCCTTCGGCGGGGATCGACACCGCCGACGGCTCGTCCGCCGCGAACACCGATTCCGGCAGCAGGTCGGTCGTGATCCCGCCGCCGCCGCTCAGGACGACCGACCGCTCGATCGCGTTCTCGAGCTCGCGCACGTTTCCGGGCCACTGGTGCTGGAACAGCGCCTTCATCGCGTCCGGCTCGATCGACTGGACCTTCTTGCCGTTCTCCGCCGCGTAGTACCGGAGGAAGTGTTCGGCGAGCAGCGGCAGGTCTTCCTTCCGGTCGCGCAGAGGCGGGAGCGTGATGCGGATCACGCAGAGGCGGTAGTAGAGGTCCTCGCGGAACCTTCCCTGGCTCACGAGATGCTTCAAGTCCACGTTCGTCGCGGCGAGTATCCGGACGTCCGCCTTCTGGGTGTCGGTCGCGCCGAGGCGCATGAATTCCCGCTCCTGGATCACGCGGAGGAGCTTGGCCTGCGTCTCGAGCGAGATCGTCCCGATCTCGTCGAAGAACAGCGTGCCGCCGTCGGCGACCTCGAACAGGCCCTTCTTGTGCGCGATCGCGCCGGTGAAGGCGCCGCGGACGTGGCCGAAGAGGTTCGATTCCAGCAGGTCGGCCGGCATCGACCCGGAGTTGACCGTCACGAACGCGCTCGACGCGCGGGGCGAGAGATGGTGGATCGCCTTCGCGACGAGCTCCTTGCCGGTCCCCGACTCGCCTTCGATCAGGATCGTCGACTTCGAGGGCGCGGCCATCCGGACGAGCTCGAACACGCGCTGCATCGGCGGCGATTTCCCCACGATTCGGTCGAGGCCGCGCCGCTGGAAGAGCTCGTCCCGGAGCCTCCGGTTCTCCTCGGCGAGACGGCGCTGTTCGCCCCCCTTCCGGACCGTGAGAACGACCTCCTCGTTCTGGAACGGCTTCGGGATGTAGTGGAAGGCCCCCTCGCGCATCGCGGCGATCGCGCTCTCGATCGACGAGTACGCGGTGACGACCACGACGACCGCCTCCGGGTCGCGGCGCTTGATCTCCCGCAGGACGTCCATCCCCGGCCGGTCCGGGAGCATCAGGTCGAGGAGAATGACGTCGAAGGACTCCTCTTCGGCGGCGGCGAGCGCGGCGGCGGCCGTCGCCGCCTCGCGGACCCGGTGTCCCTCCCGCGCCAGCAGCGAGGAGAGGACGTCGCGGA
Proteins encoded:
- the rpmE gene encoding 50S ribosomal protein L31, whose amino-acid sequence is MKKNIHPEYQEVLVHCACGETFTTRSTKKELRLEICSKCHPFFTGKQKLVDSAGRVERFQKRYQKRA
- a CDS encoding SpoIIE family protein phosphatase encodes the protein MFTLKIEVPGEEPRRIPLDKPVITIGRSSFNDVVLGDKSLSRRHARILKDGDGLSVEDLDSRNGTFFNGERLTSVRPLGEGDRITIGACTLTVSRSSTTQVQIDPAQRFDPHDSTVFRAEASLLRVQPHYTDPNLPATQLAKLVESMRVVNEMTLELIRDVPIGDMLNFLMEKVFECLKPDRGVVLLKRGDVLETALARTADGVGGDEIRLSQTLVSTVVEKRQGLLVMDAGQMDGVAMAQSIRISGIKSILAAPLENAGNVVGLIYVDSRLGKKTYTEDDLRLLTSLANVAAAKIQNAALTLEAAEKRRMERDFYLAREIQQKLLPDEAPEYPGYELLGANIPSKEVSGDYYDFRQRPDGKLYAVIADVCGKGVGPALLMAWLQATFSAWADESMPLATMVTRISERLAARTAEGRFITAFFLLIDREKGEVEYVNAGHNPPLWVKSAGEIQFLPTHGRPLALFPQPYKSTTIGLSPGDLLLLYTDGVTEANNPKEEEYGVERLSTFATAKRGDPLEAIGTALFRDLDQFAEDVPFGDDRTLVLVRRKS
- a CDS encoding sigma-54 dependent transcriptional regulator; the protein is MNVLVVDDEEVIRDVLSSLLAREGHRVREAATAAAALAAAEEESFDVILLDLMLPDRPGMDVLREIKRRDPEAVVVVVTAYSSIESAIAAMREGAFHYIPKPFQNEEVVLTVRKGGEQRRLAEENRRLRDELFQRRGLDRIVGKSPPMQRVFELVRMAAPSKSTILIEGESGTGKELVAKAIHHLSPRASSAFVTVNSGSMPADLLESNLFGHVRGAFTGAIAHKKGLFEVADGGTLFFDEIGTISLETQAKLLRVIQEREFMRLGATDTQKADVRILAATNVDLKHLVSQGRFREDLYYRLCVIRITLPPLRDRKEDLPLLAEHFLRYYAAENGKKVQSIEPDAMKALFQHQWPGNVRELENAIERSVVLSGGGGITTDLLPESVFAADEPSAVSIPAEGLSYREAVENFERRLVVSALKRAGGVQKKAAELLKTRPTTLHEIIKRLGLSSRESAAPEPVDDSPVPAAK